From one Halothece sp. PCC 7418 genomic stretch:
- the map gene encoding type I methionyl aminopeptidase, translating into MGSETITLLSNREIEKMRSAGRLAAALLDHLETMIKPGISTLELNDEAERWTQAHGATSAPLGYHGFPKSICTSVNEVICHGIPNAKEILKEGDIINIDVTPILDGYHGDTSRMFIVGTPSPTAKKLVETTKECLMRGIAAVKPGGRIGDIGAAIQEYAEGEGFSVVRDFVGHGINRVFHTAPQIPHYGTRGKGKRIRPGMVFTIEPMINEGTYEAQVLEDKWTAVTKDGKLSAQFEHTIAVTREGVEILTLPA; encoded by the coding sequence ATGGGAAGCGAAACAATCACTTTATTATCGAATCGAGAAATTGAAAAAATGCGTAGTGCTGGACGGTTAGCAGCAGCACTTTTAGATCATTTAGAAACAATGATCAAGCCTGGAATTAGTACATTAGAACTCAATGATGAAGCAGAACGCTGGACGCAAGCTCACGGTGCAACTAGTGCGCCTCTAGGCTATCACGGGTTTCCGAAATCAATTTGTACCAGTGTCAATGAAGTGATTTGTCATGGGATTCCAAATGCAAAAGAAATCTTGAAAGAGGGCGATATTATCAACATTGATGTAACGCCGATTTTGGATGGTTATCATGGCGACACCTCCAGAATGTTTATCGTGGGGACTCCCTCTCCTACTGCGAAAAAGTTAGTGGAAACCACCAAAGAATGTTTAATGCGGGGAATCGCTGCGGTTAAACCAGGGGGACGCATTGGTGATATTGGCGCTGCGATTCAAGAGTATGCAGAAGGGGAAGGCTTTTCTGTGGTGCGTGACTTTGTTGGACATGGGATTAATCGTGTGTTCCACACCGCCCCGCAAATTCCCCATTATGGCACGCGAGGAAAAGGAAAACGGATTCGTCCGGGGATGGTTTTCACCATTGAACCGATGATTAATGAAGGGACGTATGAGGCGCAAGTCCTTGAAGATAAGTGGACCGCCGTGACCAAGGATGGGAAGTTATCGGCTCAGTTTGAGCATACCATTGCTGTCACCCGAGAAGGAGTAGAAATTTTAACGTTGCCCGCATAG
- a CDS encoding ABC transporter ATP-binding protein, whose amino-acid sequence MLNLKNLSYHPPATPEPILRGITLQLPTQELGLIIGPSGSGKSTLLEILSGLAEQTKGTILWGNQPLVSENLQELVGLVFQFPERHFCGGTILEELRFGHPELSLTQVKTALEEVGLDHLSLHTSPHALSGGQQRRLALAVQLIRQPNVLMLDEPTAGLDWSMRGQLVKLLAKLKEHWTLLVVTHDAKELVSVADHCWRIQNGELSSVEMSPQLGNR is encoded by the coding sequence ATGTTAAATCTCAAAAATTTAAGTTATCATCCTCCAGCAACGCCAGAACCGATTTTAAGAGGAATCACCTTGCAACTTCCCACCCAAGAGTTAGGATTAATTATTGGTCCGAGTGGTTCTGGAAAAAGCACTCTTTTAGAAATCTTATCGGGATTAGCCGAGCAAACCAAAGGAACAATTTTATGGGGAAATCAGCCCCTTGTTTCCGAGAATCTGCAAGAATTAGTAGGACTGGTGTTCCAGTTTCCAGAACGTCATTTCTGCGGGGGAACAATTTTAGAAGAATTGCGCTTTGGTCATCCCGAATTGAGCTTAACCCAAGTGAAAACGGCTTTAGAAGAAGTCGGATTAGATCACCTTTCCTTGCACACTTCTCCTCATGCTTTGAGTGGTGGACAGCAACGACGTTTAGCCTTAGCCGTCCAATTAATCCGTCAGCCAAATGTTCTCATGCTAGATGAACCAACCGCAGGGTTAGATTGGTCAATGCGCGGTCAGCTAGTAAAATTATTGGCAAAATTGAAAGAACATTGGACATTATTAGTGGTCACTCATGATGCTAAGGAATTAGTGTCAGTTGCTGATCACTGCTGGCGCATTCAAAACGGCGAACTCTCCTCTGTCGAGATGTCACCACAACTTGGAAATCGCTAA
- a CDS encoding 4-oxalocrotonate tautomerase family protein, with product MPFVTIQIANGHSVEDKRELAKAVTDTLVAKLGTKPEWVTIHIDEFERENWAVGGELHIDKPSRKQAESV from the coding sequence ATGCCATTTGTTACCATTCAAATTGCCAACGGTCATTCCGTTGAAGACAAGCGGGAATTGGCGAAAGCTGTCACGGATACTCTCGTCGCCAAATTAGGCACAAAACCCGAATGGGTCACCATTCACATTGATGAATTTGAACGAGAAAATTGGGCTGTTGGCGGTGAGTTACATATTGACAAGCCAAGTCGTAAACAAGCCGAATCAGTTTGA
- a CDS encoding ferredoxin — MKHKKAPTATHQVEGNFLGFLPNAKNDSKYMQLQVGERIIAIKLAKELRKPVSKKLVEGDHLLVSLEQKGLGKGSCLKLKTDHIEKLNTGQQRIVFGTKLHSQQDKILLCNNSKCAKRGGKQLYFALAEALEKLGLQNQVAIEITGCQKYCKKAPSFILMPGKVTHSYVDPKNLTALLAHHYQRDRAVESQFI, encoded by the coding sequence ATGAAACACAAAAAAGCACCAACAGCGACTCACCAAGTTGAAGGTAATTTTCTCGGCTTTCTCCCCAACGCTAAAAACGATTCCAAATATATGCAGTTACAAGTGGGAGAACGAATTATTGCCATCAAACTAGCTAAAGAATTACGAAAACCCGTCAGTAAAAAACTTGTCGAAGGAGACCACTTATTAGTGAGTTTAGAGCAGAAAGGGTTAGGAAAAGGAAGCTGCTTAAAACTAAAAACTGATCATATTGAAAAGCTAAACACAGGTCAACAGCGGATTGTTTTTGGAACAAAATTACATTCTCAACAAGATAAGATTTTACTTTGTAATAATTCTAAGTGTGCGAAAAGAGGAGGTAAACAACTCTATTTTGCCTTAGCAGAAGCCCTCGAAAAATTAGGATTGCAAAACCAAGTTGCCATTGAAATCACAGGTTGCCAGAAGTATTGCAAGAAAGCACCAAGTTTTATTTTAATGCCTGGTAAAGTGACTCATAGTTACGTTGATCCCAAAAATCTTACTGCTTTGCTAGCACACCATTATCAGCGCGATCGCGCAGTGGAGTCTCAATTCATCTGA
- the cysK gene encoding cysteine synthase A gives MKIANNITELVGKTPLVRLNSIPFSEGCLAQIVVKLESMNPAASVKDRIGISMINAAEEAGLMTPGKTVIIEPTSGNTGIALAMAAAAKGYSIILTMPESMSQERRAMLKAYGAQLELTPANAGMKGAIARAEELANSLPDSFMPQQFQNSANPQIHRQTTAEEIWADTDGEIDLFIAGVGTGGTLTGVAETLKQRKPELSAIAVEPSSSPVLSGGSSGSHKIQGIGAGFVPEILNVDVIDEVITVTDEEAIQYGRRLAREEGLLSGISTGAALAAAITVGKRPENAGKLIVMIQPSFGERYLSTPLFQDLEEERTLVVS, from the coding sequence ATGAAAATTGCTAATAATATTACAGAATTAGTGGGAAAAACCCCTTTAGTGCGCTTAAACTCGATCCCTTTTAGTGAAGGCTGTTTAGCTCAAATTGTGGTGAAACTAGAAAGTATGAATCCCGCAGCTTCAGTGAAAGATCGCATTGGCATCAGTATGATTAATGCTGCTGAGGAAGCGGGTTTAATGACCCCTGGAAAAACAGTTATCATTGAACCCACCTCTGGTAATACTGGGATTGCCCTGGCGATGGCAGCAGCAGCCAAAGGTTACTCCATTATTTTGACGATGCCCGAAAGCATGAGTCAAGAGCGACGAGCCATGTTGAAGGCTTATGGGGCGCAGTTAGAGCTAACTCCTGCTAATGCTGGAATGAAAGGCGCGATCGCGCGGGCTGAAGAGTTGGCAAACAGCCTCCCTGATAGCTTTATGCCCCAACAGTTCCAAAATTCGGCTAACCCCCAAATTCACCGCCAAACTACCGCCGAGGAAATCTGGGCTGATACCGACGGCGAAATTGACCTTTTTATTGCGGGTGTCGGTACGGGCGGAACTTTAACTGGGGTGGCGGAAACCCTCAAACAGCGTAAACCAGAACTCAGCGCGATCGCGGTTGAGCCAAGCAGTAGCCCTGTACTCTCTGGAGGCAGTTCTGGAAGTCACAAAATTCAAGGAATTGGGGCAGGATTTGTTCCCGAAATCTTGAATGTTGATGTTATTGATGAAGTGATAACTGTCACTGATGAAGAAGCGATTCAATACGGTCGTCGTTTAGCTCGGGAAGAGGGCTTACTGTCTGGCATTTCCACAGGAGCAGCCTTAGCTGCAGCCATTACTGTAGGTAAAAGACCAGAAAATGCGGGCAAGCTCATTGTCATGATTCAGCCCAGTTTTGGCGAACGATATTTAAGTACCCCTCTCTTTCAAGATTTAGAAGAGGAAAGAACTTTAGTTGTTAGTTAG
- the fdxB gene encoding ferredoxin III, nif-specific, translated as MPTLTGLTKDGSAWEPKFITAIDKDTCLGCGRCHKVCGQNVLGMQAMNEFGELIEDEDDDDDIERYVMTIINAAKCIGCEACARICPKKCHTNEALAV; from the coding sequence ATGCCTACACTTACTGGTTTAACAAAAGACGGATCTGCTTGGGAACCTAAATTTATTACAGCCATTGATAAAGATACCTGTCTTGGCTGTGGTCGCTGTCATAAAGTCTGTGGTCAGAATGTTTTGGGAATGCAAGCCATGAACGAATTTGGTGAATTGATTGAAGATGAAGATGATGACGACGATATTGAACGTTATGTCATGACCATTATTAATGCTGCCAAATGTATTGGTTGTGAGGCTTGTGCGCGAATTTGCCCGAAAAAATGTCACACTAACGAGGCTTTAGCGGTATAA
- the nifT gene encoding putative nitrogen fixation protein NifT has translation MKVMLHQNQVGHLSVYVPKKDLEEEVVEQSVTAEGKILTLANGWQLSFKGLTDQSKLPQTFNATKL, from the coding sequence ATGAAAGTCATGTTGCATCAAAATCAAGTGGGACATTTATCAGTTTATGTCCCCAAGAAGGATTTAGAAGAAGAAGTGGTTGAACAATCAGTCACGGCTGAGGGCAAAATTTTAACCTTAGCCAATGGCTGGCAACTTTCTTTTAAGGGGTTAACTGATCAAAGTAAACTCCCTCAAACCTTCAACGCGACAAAACTGTAA
- the nifV gene encoding homocitrate synthase yields the protein MQSIQINDTTLRDGEQAAGVAFTVAEKVAFAQLMSAIGVQELEVGIPAMGGAEAEAIRSITHLGLKTQLTSWNRAVKADIDASLACGLQRVHISVPVSDLQIAVKFQGDKQQVFDRLQQTINYARDRALFVSVGGEDASRADPNFLYDVALTAQNLGASRFRFCDTVGILDPLTTHSKVQQLVKQLTIPVEMHTHNDLGCATANALAGIQAGATSVNTTVNGLGERAGNAALEEVVMALKRIYGIKIGIDTCKFQALSEFVIKATGWDLPPWKAIVGKNAFAHEAGIHGHGVLEDPATYEPFTPEEVGRDRDLVIGKHSGKHLVMNFLQQQGITLSSEEARSLLEKIRNLSVQLKRNLTSDELLTLAAQFHPVS from the coding sequence ATTCAATCGATTCAAATTAATGACACAACCCTCAGAGATGGGGAACAAGCAGCTGGTGTGGCGTTTACGGTTGCGGAAAAGGTTGCTTTTGCTCAATTGATGAGCGCGATCGGTGTGCAAGAACTAGAGGTGGGTATTCCAGCGATGGGAGGTGCCGAAGCCGAAGCCATTCGCAGCATTACTCACCTTGGCTTAAAAACCCAGCTTACCAGTTGGAATCGCGCCGTCAAAGCCGATATTGATGCTTCTCTCGCTTGTGGCTTACAACGGGTGCATATTTCCGTTCCTGTTTCGGATCTGCAAATCGCGGTGAAGTTTCAAGGGGATAAACAACAGGTATTTGATCGCTTGCAACAGACCATTAACTATGCGCGCGATCGCGCTCTCTTTGTTTCTGTCGGTGGGGAAGATGCCTCCCGTGCGGATCCCAACTTTCTCTATGATGTCGCCCTCACTGCCCAAAACTTAGGTGCATCCCGTTTTCGCTTCTGTGACACGGTGGGGATTTTGGATCCCCTAACCACCCACAGTAAAGTGCAACAACTGGTGAAGCAACTAACGATTCCTGTAGAAATGCACACCCATAACGACTTGGGATGCGCCACTGCCAACGCATTAGCAGGGATTCAAGCGGGGGCAACTTCCGTTAATACCACTGTTAATGGTTTAGGGGAAAGGGCGGGAAATGCAGCTTTAGAAGAAGTCGTAATGGCACTCAAGCGCATCTATGGCATCAAAATCGGCATTGATACCTGCAAATTTCAGGCTCTGTCGGAATTTGTAATCAAAGCCACAGGCTGGGATCTTCCGCCGTGGAAAGCCATCGTGGGAAAAAACGCTTTTGCCCATGAAGCGGGGATTCACGGACACGGGGTTTTGGAAGATCCAGCGACTTACGAACCTTTCACCCCAGAAGAAGTGGGGCGCGATCGGGATCTCGTTATTGGGAAGCATTCCGGTAAACATTTGGTGATGAACTTCTTACAACAACAAGGCATTACTTTAAGTTCAGAAGAAGCGCGATCGCTGCTGGAAAAAATCCGTAACTTATCAGTGCAGTTAAAACGTAATTTAACCTCTGATGAATTACTCACCTTAGCTGCCCAATTTCACCCCGTTAGTTAG
- a CDS encoding ferritin-like domain-containing protein, giving the protein MTQKTVIQSFGDVKANPVRLDQDITIQVCEGLNLALASFQGLYLQYLKHHFVIEGSEFVSIHDYFQESYEAVQGHAHEIGERLNGLGGTPAASFGKLAELCCFTPEEDGIFNCRQMIEHDLAAEQSVIDLLRSQAAQAESIGDRATRYLYEEILLKTEERAFHLDHFLAYDSLTTAFVGQ; this is encoded by the coding sequence ATGACACAAAAAACGGTTATTCAATCTTTCGGAGACGTGAAAGCGAACCCGGTTCGTTTGGATCAAGATATCACGATTCAAGTATGCGAAGGTTTAAATCTTGCTTTGGCAAGTTTTCAGGGTCTTTATTTGCAATACCTCAAGCATCATTTTGTCATTGAAGGGTCAGAATTTGTTTCGATTCATGACTATTTCCAAGAAAGTTACGAGGCGGTGCAAGGTCACGCCCATGAGATTGGTGAACGCTTAAATGGCTTAGGGGGAACCCCTGCTGCAAGTTTTGGGAAGTTAGCAGAACTCTGTTGCTTTACCCCAGAAGAGGATGGGATTTTCAATTGTCGCCAGATGATTGAGCATGATTTGGCAGCAGAACAAAGCGTTATTGACTTACTTCGCTCACAAGCAGCACAAGCAGAAAGTATCGGCGATCGCGCAACCCGTTATCTATACGAAGAAATCCTGCTGAAAACGGAAGAACGGGCGTTTCATTTAGATCATTTTCTCGCCTACGACAGTCTAACAACCGCATTTGTGGGTCAGTAG
- a CDS encoding Asr1405/Asl0597 family protein: MNPFTRPDTLVSLVFTINRSDRWQVYRRLQELGIPCWCPSDGTLWVEIKGCLAAILLRSTVQQFTHSRSELADWLDRCWTTSIVTTSHY, from the coding sequence ATGAATCCATTCACTCGTCCTGATACATTGGTGAGTTTAGTCTTCACCATTAATCGCAGCGATCGCTGGCAAGTTTATCGTCGCTTACAAGAGTTAGGTATTCCTTGCTGGTGTCCCTCAGATGGCACCCTCTGGGTCGAAATTAAGGGTTGTCTCGCTGCAATCCTGCTCCGCAGCACTGTACAGCAGTTTACCCATTCTCGTTCAGAATTAGCGGATTGGTTAGACCGCTGCTGGACGACCTCTATTGTCACTACCTCTCATTATTAG
- the cysE gene encoding serine O-acetyltransferase: protein MQPSFTILKQQKKSQSPFQKRFIESPQFAIWDDIKIIFDRDPAASNWFEVLLCYPGVHALALHRVSHWLWRKRVSILPRFLSHCGRFLTGIDIHPGATIGQGVFIDHGMGVVIGETAIVGDYCLIYQNVTLGGTGKQTGKRHPTLGQNVVVGAGAKVLGNINLGDHVRVGAGSVVLRDVPEDCTVVGVPGRIVRTGYGCPLEHGKLPDPEAITIRSLLERIETLEQQIQDLSSRSET from the coding sequence ATGCAACCCTCATTTACAATTCTGAAACAACAAAAAAAGAGCCAAAGCCCCTTTCAAAAAAGATTCATTGAGTCTCCTCAGTTCGCAATTTGGGATGACATCAAGATCATCTTTGATCGCGATCCAGCAGCGAGTAATTGGTTCGAGGTGTTGCTCTGCTATCCTGGTGTTCACGCCCTTGCTTTACATCGAGTCTCCCATTGGCTGTGGCGCAAACGAGTTTCTATCCTACCGCGTTTTTTATCCCACTGCGGACGCTTTCTCACAGGGATTGACATCCATCCTGGGGCAACCATTGGTCAAGGGGTCTTTATTGATCACGGCATGGGAGTTGTTATTGGTGAAACGGCAATTGTCGGAGATTACTGTTTAATTTACCAAAATGTCACTTTAGGGGGTACGGGTAAACAAACAGGAAAACGCCATCCCACTCTCGGACAAAATGTTGTTGTGGGGGCGGGTGCAAAGGTTTTAGGGAATATCAATCTTGGCGATCATGTTCGCGTTGGTGCGGGGTCGGTCGTACTGCGAGATGTTCCAGAAGATTGCACGGTGGTTGGGGTTCCGGGTCGGATTGTTCGCACGGGTTATGGTTGTCCTCTTGAACATGGCAAACTTCCTGATCCAGAAGCGATAACGATTCGCTCTCTTTTAGAACGGATTGAGACGTTGGAACAACAGATCCAAGATCTATCTTCGAGGTCAGAAACATGA
- the nifB gene encoding nitrogenase cofactor biosynthesis protein NifB, protein MSPTPYSTFQKAKETVAQSSQSCACTSPTPQALDPKLQERIENHPCYSEEAHHHYARMHVAVAPACNIQCNFCNRKYDCANESRPGVVSELLTPEEAAHKALVIAGKIPQMSVLGIAGPGDPLANPEETFRTFELVKEKAPDIKLCLSTNGLMLPDYIDRIKALDIDHVTITINMIDPKIGAEIYSWVRYQRKRWTGEAGAQILHERQMEGLEALREADILCKVNSVMIPGINDQHLVDVHEAIQSRGAFLHNIMPLVSAPEHGTYFGLNGQRGPTQKELKALQDQVETADGGTNNIKMMRHCRQCRADAIGLLGEDRSQEFTKDKFLEMTPEYDLDKRQELHSDIEQIKAAMKAAKAEREAAKKQRGEKIFVAVATKGGGVVNQHFGHAKEFQIFEVDGVEAKFVTHRKVDHYCQGGYGEEATLNNIISTIQDCKAVLVSKVGDYPKDLLRNAGVEPVEGYETIDALALKFYEEFIVSH, encoded by the coding sequence ATGTCACCCACTCCTTATTCCACGTTCCAAAAAGCCAAGGAAACTGTAGCCCAGTCTAGCCAAAGCTGTGCTTGTACTTCTCCAACTCCTCAAGCTCTTGATCCAAAACTTCAAGAAAGAATTGAGAATCATCCCTGTTACAGCGAAGAAGCACACCACCACTATGCCCGGATGCACGTTGCTGTTGCCCCTGCTTGTAACATTCAGTGTAACTTCTGCAATCGTAAATATGACTGTGCTAACGAAAGTCGCCCTGGGGTGGTTAGTGAACTGCTAACTCCTGAGGAAGCAGCCCATAAAGCCCTCGTTATTGCGGGCAAAATTCCGCAAATGAGCGTTTTGGGAATTGCCGGACCTGGCGACCCCTTAGCCAACCCCGAAGAAACCTTCCGTACCTTTGAGTTGGTCAAAGAAAAAGCACCAGATATTAAGTTGTGCTTATCAACAAATGGCTTAATGCTCCCTGATTATATAGATCGCATTAAAGCCCTAGACATAGATCATGTCACCATCACCATTAACATGATTGACCCGAAAATTGGCGCAGAAATCTATTCCTGGGTGCGCTACCAACGGAAACGTTGGACGGGAGAAGCTGGTGCACAAATCCTTCACGAACGGCAAATGGAAGGTTTAGAAGCGCTGCGAGAAGCGGATATTCTCTGCAAAGTGAACTCGGTGATGATTCCAGGCATTAATGATCAACATTTAGTTGATGTCCATGAAGCGATTCAATCGCGAGGCGCTTTCCTCCATAACATTATGCCCTTGGTTTCTGCTCCTGAACATGGCACTTACTTTGGCTTAAACGGACAACGCGGTCCCACGCAAAAAGAGTTAAAAGCCTTACAGGATCAAGTTGAAACGGCCGATGGTGGAACCAACAATATTAAAATGATGCGTCACTGTCGTCAGTGTCGTGCTGATGCCATTGGTTTACTTGGTGAAGATCGCTCTCAGGAATTTACCAAAGACAAATTCTTAGAGATGACTCCTGAATATGATCTGGACAAACGCCAAGAACTTCACAGTGATATTGAACAGATTAAAGCAGCGATGAAAGCAGCCAAAGCCGAAAGAGAAGCTGCGAAAAAACAACGGGGCGAAAAAATCTTCGTTGCTGTTGCCACAAAAGGTGGTGGCGTGGTCAATCAACACTTCGGTCATGCTAAAGAGTTTCAAATCTTTGAAGTCGATGGTGTCGAAGCCAAATTTGTCACTCATCGCAAAGTTGACCATTACTGTCAAGGCGGTTATGGCGAGGAAGCAACCCTCAACAACATTATTAGCACTATTCAAGACTGCAAAGCGGTTCTGGTTTCCAAGGTGGGAGATTATCCGAAAGACCTCTTACGGAATGCTGGGGTTGAACCCGTGGAAGGCTATGAAACCATTGATGCTTTAGCGTTGAAGTTCTACGAAGAATTTATTGTTAGTCATTAG
- a CDS encoding ATP-binding protein: protein MTYQISENCIACGKCLPSCPTGAITKTDNGQFAINPDLCNDCVGAYGVAQCMSICPTNNACAPLLSSVIQSAQAATANYWEQWFNTYQRLTSRLKAKRETQYWHSWFDAYSQRLKRLITSH from the coding sequence ATGACTTACCAAATTTCCGAAAACTGTATCGCTTGTGGCAAGTGTTTACCGAGTTGCCCGACAGGTGCAATTACAAAAACCGACAACGGTCAATTCGCGATTAATCCTGATTTGTGTAATGACTGTGTTGGCGCTTATGGTGTTGCCCAGTGTATGTCAATTTGTCCGACCAATAACGCTTGCGCCCCTCTGCTTTCTAGTGTCATTCAATCAGCCCAAGCTGCCACCGCTAACTATTGGGAGCAATGGTTTAACACTTATCAACGCCTCACCTCTCGTTTGAAAGCTAAACGAGAAACCCAATACTGGCACAGTTGGTTTGATGCTTATTCTCAAAGATTAAAACGCTTGATTACGAGTCATTAG
- the nifS gene encoding cysteine desulfurase NifS: MNEPIYLDNNATTKIDEDVFAAMLPYLSIYYGNPSSMHTFGGQVGRAVREARGQVASLLGAEDSEIVFTSCGTEGDNAAIWAALKAQPNKKQIITTEVEHPAVLNLCRKLEKEGYTVTYLSVDQEGQLDLDELQAAITGNTALVSVMYANNETGVIFPIEEIGQIVKEYGALFHVDAVQAVGKIPLDMKTSTIDLLTLSGHKIHAPKGIGALYVRKGVRFRPYLVGGHQERGRRGGTENVPAIVALGQAAALAEQHLDNVIQEQRLRDKLEAGILGMISDTVINGTRAHRLPNTTNIGFKYIEGEAILLSLDQYGICASSGSACTSGSLEPSHVLRALGLPYSLLHGSIRFSLSRFTTEEEIDRVLEVLPPIINRLRELSPFNSDEAAWLQEQEQSLVIGH; encoded by the coding sequence ATGAATGAACCCATTTACCTCGACAACAATGCCACTACCAAAATAGATGAAGATGTGTTTGCTGCGATGCTGCCCTATCTCAGCATCTATTACGGTAACCCTTCTAGTATGCACACTTTTGGCGGGCAAGTGGGTCGCGCAGTTCGCGAGGCAAGAGGACAAGTTGCTTCCCTACTCGGTGCGGAAGACTCAGAAATTGTCTTTACCAGTTGTGGTACAGAAGGTGATAATGCAGCAATCTGGGCTGCACTGAAAGCCCAACCGAACAAAAAACAGATTATCACCACTGAAGTTGAGCATCCTGCTGTCCTTAATCTTTGCCGAAAACTGGAGAAAGAGGGTTACACAGTGACTTATCTTTCCGTTGATCAAGAAGGTCAGTTGGATCTAGATGAGTTACAAGCTGCAATCACGGGGAATACCGCTCTGGTTTCAGTAATGTATGCGAATAACGAAACGGGCGTTATTTTCCCGATCGAGGAAATTGGACAAATCGTTAAAGAATACGGCGCTTTGTTCCATGTGGATGCAGTCCAAGCGGTGGGGAAAATTCCGCTTGATATGAAAACCAGTACCATTGACTTACTCACGCTTTCAGGTCACAAAATCCACGCGCCGAAAGGAATTGGAGCGTTGTATGTTCGGAAAGGGGTTCGCTTTCGTCCTTATCTCGTCGGGGGACACCAAGAACGCGGACGTAGAGGCGGAACCGAAAATGTCCCTGCCATTGTCGCTTTAGGACAAGCAGCAGCACTCGCTGAGCAACATTTAGACAATGTTATCCAAGAACAACGGTTGCGAGACAAGTTAGAAGCAGGAATCTTAGGAATGATTTCTGACACTGTTATTAATGGGACTCGCGCTCATCGGTTACCGAATACCACCAATATTGGCTTTAAGTATATCGAAGGAGAAGCGATTCTACTTTCTCTCGATCAGTATGGAATTTGTGCTTCTTCGGGTTCAGCTTGTACCTCTGGTTCCCTTGAACCCTCTCATGTTCTTCGTGCTCTTGGCTTACCTTATAGCCTCCTTCATGGGTCAATTCGGTTTAGTCTCTCTCGCTTTACGACCGAGGAAGAAATCGATCGCGTTCTAGAAGTTCTTCCCCCGATTATTAATCGCCTACGAGAACTTTCTCCTTTCAACAGCGATGAAGCAGCTTGGTTACAAGAACAAGAACAGTCATTAGTCATTGGTCATTAG
- the nifU gene encoding Fe-S cluster assembly protein NifU yields MWEYTEKVMEHFHNPRNQGVIKEKTEGEKIVTGEVGSIACGDALKLHLKIDESTKTIKDATFQTFGCASAIASSSVLTELLKGKTVEEALRITNQEIAGSLDGLPEEKMHCSVMGQEALEAAIYNYKGIPLETHEEDEGNLICQCFGITDTKIKRVIRDNNLITAEQVTNYVKAGGGCSSCLAEIDDLLAEIATEKEKSLEVATELAHSNQSSSPAPKGLTNLQKITLIQQVINEEIRPVLAEDGGDMELFDIEGDTVKVILKGACSGCVSSAETLKLAIEATLKDRVLPTLTVEAV; encoded by the coding sequence ATGTGGGAATATACAGAAAAAGTAATGGAACACTTCCATAATCCTCGCAATCAAGGAGTGATTAAGGAGAAAACAGAAGGAGAAAAAATTGTCACAGGAGAGGTGGGAAGTATTGCTTGTGGTGATGCCTTAAAACTACACTTAAAAATTGATGAAAGCACAAAAACCATTAAAGATGCAACCTTTCAAACCTTTGGTTGTGCCAGCGCGATCGCGTCCTCTTCTGTCTTAACAGAACTTCTTAAAGGTAAAACAGTCGAAGAAGCTCTAAGGATTACCAACCAAGAAATTGCGGGTTCTCTTGATGGTTTGCCAGAAGAAAAAATGCACTGTTCCGTCATGGGACAAGAAGCGTTAGAGGCAGCGATTTATAACTATAAAGGGATTCCGTTAGAAACCCACGAAGAAGATGAAGGAAATCTAATTTGTCAGTGTTTTGGTATAACGGATACAAAAATCAAACGGGTAATTCGCGATAATAATCTTATAACCGCAGAACAAGTTACCAATTATGTAAAAGCGGGTGGCGGTTGTAGTTCTTGTCTTGCCGAGATTGACGATCTCTTAGCAGAAATTGCCACAGAAAAAGAGAAAAGTTTAGAAGTTGCCACCGAACTGGCTCATTCTAATCAGTCTTCTTCTCCCGCGCCTAAGGGTTTAACAAATCTCCAAAAAATCACCTTAATTCAACAAGTGATTAACGAAGAAATTAGACCTGTTTTAGCAGAAGACGGCGGAGATATGGAACTATTTGATATCGAAGGAGATACCGTCAAAGTGATTCTAAAAGGTGCTTGTAGCGGGTGCGTTTCCTCCGCAGAAACCTTAAAACTTGCCATTGAAGCTACCCTTAAAGACCGAGTTTTACCCACATTAACTGTTGAAGCTGTATAA